The following coding sequences lie in one Peribacillus frigoritolerans genomic window:
- a CDS encoding EcsC family protein yields the protein MKFETKEELEKELAIIEKWEKDQKGLWFWERIGRIPFKLLDKLTPDFIQKKLGVMLDEIGSYIQNGGKYLTKEAHILNQLQAKNPELNITAVEDVSSIPLHIMDSVSQDIKNSGSKLATVQGATTGIGGIFTLAIDIPLLLGMSIKTLQDIAITYGFNPRDRQERIFIVKCLQFTASDVVGKKALLNELSKMTQTDSQSKREIASELQGWREVVYTYRDQFGWKKLLQMVPVAGIIFGALTNRSMIADIADTGIMLYKKRRILERIQEPIAKN from the coding sequence ATGAAATTTGAAACAAAAGAAGAACTTGAAAAAGAATTAGCAATCATAGAAAAATGGGAGAAGGATCAAAAAGGACTATGGTTTTGGGAACGGATTGGGCGGATTCCCTTCAAGCTATTGGATAAGTTGACACCGGATTTCATTCAGAAAAAATTGGGTGTCATGCTTGATGAAATCGGAAGCTACATTCAGAATGGCGGAAAATATTTAACGAAAGAAGCTCATATTCTAAATCAGCTGCAAGCCAAGAATCCCGAGTTGAATATTACTGCCGTGGAGGATGTTTCAAGCATACCCCTCCATATCATGGATAGCGTGAGTCAGGATATTAAAAATTCAGGCAGCAAATTGGCAACGGTTCAAGGGGCCACTACCGGGATTGGCGGAATCTTCACCTTGGCAATCGACATCCCCCTTCTTCTCGGCATGTCGATCAAAACCCTTCAGGATATCGCCATCACATATGGCTTCAATCCTAGGGACCGCCAAGAACGTATATTCATCGTCAAATGCCTGCAATTCACAGCATCGGATGTTGTCGGCAAAAAGGCTCTATTAAATGAATTGTCGAAAATGACCCAGACTGATTCCCAATCAAAAAGGGAAATAGCATCAGAACTGCAAGGATGGCGAGAAGTCGTTTATACATACCGTGATCAGTTTGGCTGGAAAAAGCTTTTGCAAATGGTTCCTGTTGCCGGAATAATATTTGGCGCCCTGACAAATCGTTCGATGATTGCCGATATAGCCGATACGGGAATCATGCTTTATAAGAAAAGAAGGATTCTAGAGCGCATTCAAGAACCAATTGCAAAGAATTGA
- a CDS encoding PucR family transcriptional regulator: MKEFEKNRDIFKDLYGDMMEFADRISSVLGCPITIEDGNHRLLAYSTHDDTTDQARIMTIIGRRVPEKVINSLWKDGFIPALLKEDAPIKIGAINDVGLGNRVAVSIRKNNEVLGFIWALEVNEPFTEEDMQFLQFAAKEAKNQLQQLQLKKKRKEAGHQEFLWRMLTGHYQEESEIIENYKKFSIHVPVVFSILVFEFPKEINREVERYISYMLTTTQKINSSLFAIDHNKLILFAGANQENSPSFTSSIYEFIPFFILEMKRRFGVEHILGTAGNMYKNLMDVKSSYEEALYTLKMKNIFPDDMKLILHYEELGMFQMIESLASNKQRRVHPSILKLKAYDMKNQTELLQTLTVYLEKDCNPNEASRNLHIHVNTLNYRLKRISEVGNIRLKDPIQKMSLFLNIKLNQYDEFSKKN, translated from the coding sequence ATGAAGGAATTCGAAAAAAATAGAGATATTTTTAAAGACCTTTATGGAGATATGATGGAGTTTGCCGATAGAATCAGTTCTGTTTTAGGCTGCCCCATTACAATCGAGGACGGTAACCATCGCTTACTTGCTTATAGCACTCACGATGATACGACGGATCAGGCTCGTATCATGACCATAATCGGAAGACGTGTCCCTGAAAAGGTCATCAACAGTTTATGGAAAGATGGCTTCATACCCGCGTTATTGAAAGAAGATGCCCCTATTAAAATCGGGGCCATCAATGATGTCGGTCTCGGTAACAGGGTTGCGGTTTCCATCCGGAAAAATAATGAAGTACTTGGATTCATTTGGGCTTTGGAAGTAAATGAACCATTCACCGAAGAAGATATGCAATTTCTGCAATTCGCTGCCAAGGAGGCGAAGAACCAGTTACAGCAATTGCAATTGAAAAAGAAAAGGAAAGAAGCGGGTCATCAAGAGTTCCTTTGGCGCATGTTGACCGGGCACTACCAAGAAGAATCGGAAATAATTGAAAATTATAAGAAATTCTCGATCCATGTTCCAGTGGTTTTTTCCATATTGGTATTCGAATTTCCTAAAGAGATCAATCGCGAAGTGGAGCGCTACATTTCATACATGTTAACGACCACTCAAAAGATAAACAGTTCCTTATTTGCCATTGACCATAACAAGCTCATTCTTTTCGCAGGAGCCAACCAGGAAAACAGCCCTTCTTTCACTTCATCGATTTATGAGTTCATTCCTTTTTTCATTCTGGAGATGAAACGGCGTTTCGGTGTTGAGCATATCCTTGGAACGGCTGGCAATATGTATAAAAACTTAATGGATGTTAAATCAAGTTACGAAGAAGCTCTATACACTCTAAAAATGAAGAATATATTCCCTGATGACATGAAACTCATTTTACATTATGAAGAACTTGGCATGTTTCAAATGATTGAATCACTCGCAAGCAACAAACAGCGTCGTGTTCATCCTTCCATCCTTAAACTTAAAGCATACGATATGAAAAACCAGACGGAATTGCTGCAAACACTCACCGTCTATCTAGAGAAAGACTGCAACCCAAACGAGGCTTCAAGAAACCTTCATATCCATGTGAATACATTGAATTATCGATTAAAAAGGATCTCGGAAGTGGGAAATATCCGGTTAAAAGACCCGATTCAAAAAATGTCCCTCTTTCTTAACATTAAACTTAATCAATATGATGAATTCTCCAAGAAAAATTAA
- a CDS encoding inorganic phosphate transporter, which produces MDTLLIITILIVFFALAFDFINGFHDTANAIATAVSTKALKPRHAIILAAVMNFVGAMTFTGVAKTITKDIVDPFTLPNGSYVIMAALLAAIIWNLLTWYYGIPSSSSHALIGSIAGAAIAAAGFAGIKWEGFMKILQALIFSPLIAFVIGFIVYSIFKVVFKNNNLTKTNQKFRTIQIATAALQSYTHGTNDAQKAMGIITMALIANGYASSTDIAFWVQFSCALAMGLGTSVGGWKIIKTVGGKIMKIRPVNGVAADLTGAFIIFGATVIHMPVSTTHVISSSILGVGSAHRVKGVKWGTAKRMIITWFITIPISATLAGLLYLLINFLF; this is translated from the coding sequence ATGGATACTTTATTAATTATAACAATATTAATCGTTTTCTTTGCTTTAGCATTTGACTTCATCAATGGTTTTCATGATACAGCCAATGCAATAGCGACTGCTGTTTCAACAAAGGCCTTGAAGCCTAGGCATGCCATCATCTTGGCAGCCGTCATGAATTTCGTCGGAGCCATGACATTTACTGGAGTGGCGAAGACCATAACGAAGGATATCGTGGATCCGTTCACGCTTCCGAATGGTTCATATGTAATTATGGCTGCTCTACTTGCCGCTATCATATGGAACCTTCTAACCTGGTATTACGGAATACCAAGCAGTTCCTCCCATGCATTGATTGGTTCGATTGCTGGTGCAGCCATTGCTGCAGCGGGATTCGCTGGAATTAAATGGGAAGGTTTCATGAAAATTCTTCAAGCTTTGATTTTCTCCCCGTTAATTGCTTTTGTAATCGGGTTTATCGTATACAGCATCTTTAAAGTTGTCTTTAAAAACAATAACCTGACAAAAACAAACCAAAAATTCCGGACTATACAGATTGCTACTGCAGCACTTCAATCGTATACCCACGGAACGAACGACGCTCAAAAAGCGATGGGTATCATCACGATGGCCCTTATTGCAAATGGTTATGCATCAAGTACCGATATCGCCTTCTGGGTTCAGTTCTCCTGTGCGCTGGCAATGGGACTTGGAACTTCCGTCGGCGGATGGAAAATCATTAAAACCGTTGGCGGCAAAATCATGAAAATCCGCCCGGTCAATGGTGTTGCAGCGGACTTAACCGGAGCCTTTATCATTTTCGGCGCGACTGTAATACACATGCCGGTCAGTACAACACATGTTATTTCGTCTTCAATCCTTGGTGTTGGATCTGCGCATCGTGTCAAGGGCGTAAAATGGGGAACGGCAAAAAGAATGATCATCACTTGGTTCATTACCATTCCCATCTCTGCAACATTAGCTGGTTTGCTTTATCTTTTAATTAACTTCTTATTCTAA
- a CDS encoding DUF47 domain-containing protein, whose product MAFKSKKDKFAVMLFNIAQNLKEGADYFADYKLKNISDLKVFSDTMKDFEHKGDSMVHNVIKELNNAFITPIEREDILELTMRMDDVIDGLEHCAALFEMYSIVNADEYMLKFVDAIKQCTYEIENAVDTLSTKKLPMIREHAIKIKDLESVCDGIQRQSIKNLFTVEKDPIRIIQYKEIYESLEEIADHCQAVANTLETIIMKNA is encoded by the coding sequence ATGGCTTTTAAATCAAAAAAAGACAAATTCGCTGTAATGCTTTTTAACATCGCTCAAAACCTAAAAGAAGGTGCTGACTATTTCGCGGATTATAAACTCAAGAACATCTCCGATCTCAAAGTATTTTCAGATACGATGAAAGACTTTGAGCATAAAGGCGATTCAATGGTTCATAATGTGATCAAAGAGCTGAACAATGCTTTCATCACTCCTATCGAACGGGAGGATATCCTTGAATTAACCATGAGAATGGATGATGTCATAGACGGTTTGGAACACTGTGCGGCATTATTCGAAATGTACTCAATTGTCAATGCAGATGAGTATATGCTTAAGTTTGTGGATGCAATCAAACAGTGTACGTATGAGATTGAAAATGCTGTCGATACACTATCCACTAAAAAATTGCCAATGATTCGTGAACATGCAATAAAAATTAAAGATCTTGAATCCGTTTGTGACGGAATCCAACGTCAATCAATCAAAAACTTGTTTACAGTAGAAAAAGATCCAATCAGGATCATTCAATATAAAGAAATTTACGAAAGCCTTGAAGAGATCGCCGATCACTGTCAAGCGGTGGCCAATACACTTGAAACAATCATAATGAAAAACGCCTAA
- a CDS encoding inorganic phosphate transporter, whose protein sequence is MNSILILTVLIIIFALVFDFINGFHDTANAIATAVSTKALKPRHAIILAAVMNLLGALTFTGVAHTITKDIVDPFTLNNGSYVILAALISAIIWNLITWYFGIPSSSSHAIIGSIAGAAIVASGFDAIKWSGFTKIVQALILSPILAFTLGFIVYSIFKVVFKNNNLGKTNKRFRRIQILTAAIQSYTHGTNDAQKSMGIITMALIANGYASTSEVPFWVQLSCAIAMALGTSIGGWKIIKTVGGKIMKIRPVNGVAADMTGASIIFGATFLHMPVSTTHVISSSILGVGSAHRIKGVKWGTAKNMLVTWFITLPISASLAGIIYYLIALFL, encoded by the coding sequence ATGAATAGCATACTCATCTTAACAGTGCTAATTATTATTTTTGCTTTGGTCTTTGACTTTATCAATGGTTTCCATGATACGGCTAACGCCATCGCTACAGCAGTATCAACCAAGGCGCTTAAACCACGTCATGCAATCATCCTGGCTGCGGTCATGAATTTACTAGGAGCACTGACCTTTACCGGTGTTGCGCATACCATTACGAAGGATATCGTTGATCCTTTCACATTGAACAATGGTTCTTATGTAATCCTTGCTGCTCTAATTTCGGCCATAATATGGAATTTAATCACCTGGTATTTTGGCATTCCAAGCAGTTCCTCCCATGCGATCATTGGTTCAATAGCGGGAGCTGCCATCGTGGCTAGTGGATTCGATGCGATTAAATGGAGTGGATTCACTAAAATTGTACAAGCATTGATTCTATCTCCCATCCTTGCCTTTACGCTTGGTTTCATTGTATACAGTATTTTCAAGGTAGTATTCAAAAATAATAATTTAGGAAAAACCAATAAGCGATTCAGGAGAATACAAATTCTCACAGCGGCCATCCAGTCTTATACACATGGAACGAATGATGCTCAAAAATCCATGGGTATCATCACGATGGCTTTGATCGCTAACGGATATGCCTCTACCTCTGAGGTTCCTTTCTGGGTACAATTATCCTGCGCAATTGCCATGGCGCTTGGTACATCTATCGGAGGTTGGAAGATCATCAAAACAGTTGGCGGTAAAATCATGAAAATCCGTCCGGTTAATGGAGTTGCTGCCGATATGACTGGTGCATCGATCATTTTCGGCGCAACCTTCCTGCATATGCCTGTCAGCACGACTCATGTCATTTCTTCTTCAATACTTGGGGTCGGTTCTGCACACCGCATCAAAGGGGTAAAATGGGGAACCGCCAAAAACATGTTGGTCACTTGGTTCATTACATTGCCAATTTCTGCTTCTTTAGCTGGAATCATTTACTATTTGATTGCTTTATTTTTATAG
- a CDS encoding aldo/keto reductase: MISNIGETITLHNGVKMPQLGFGVFKVKNGNETVESVKKAIEVGYRAIDTAAIYENEEGVGQAIRECGVPREELFITSKVWNTEQGYETTLQAFDDSLNRLGLEYLDLYLIHWPGKDKYLETWRALEKLYKDGKVKSIGVSNFHVHHLENLLANSEVKPVVNQIELHPLLTQVEIRDYCAKHEIKVESWSPLGRGNLLEEPTINHIAKKHGKSSAQVLIRWHLQHDLVVIPKSITPSRIEENAQVFDFSLSLNEMNQIDALNKNERFGSNPDELLF; encoded by the coding sequence ATGATTTCAAACATTGGGGAAACGATCACCTTACATAATGGAGTTAAAATGCCACAGTTAGGTTTTGGTGTATTTAAAGTGAAAAACGGCAATGAAACGGTTGAGTCTGTCAAGAAAGCGATCGAAGTTGGATATCGTGCGATCGATACTGCGGCCATTTATGAAAATGAAGAAGGTGTTGGCCAGGCGATTCGTGAATGCGGCGTGCCTCGTGAAGAATTGTTCATTACATCTAAAGTGTGGAATACAGAGCAAGGATACGAAACGACGCTCCAGGCATTTGATGATAGTTTAAATCGCCTTGGCTTGGAATACTTGGATTTATACTTGATCCACTGGCCGGGAAAAGATAAATATCTGGAAACCTGGAGGGCTTTGGAAAAGCTTTATAAGGATGGCAAGGTGAAATCAATCGGTGTAAGTAATTTCCATGTTCATCATTTGGAAAATTTACTTGCAAACAGTGAAGTGAAGCCGGTCGTCAATCAAATTGAATTACACCCACTTTTGACACAAGTAGAAATTCGTGATTACTGTGCAAAACATGAAATAAAGGTAGAATCTTGGAGCCCGCTAGGAAGAGGGAACCTATTGGAAGAGCCGACAATTAATCATATAGCGAAGAAGCATGGGAAAAGTTCAGCGCAAGTGTTGATTAGATGGCATCTGCAACATGATCTAGTTGTAATACCTAAATCGATTACGCCGTCCCGTATCGAGGAAAATGCACAGGTATTTGACTTTTCATTAAGCCTGAATGAAATGAATCAAATAGATGCCTTGAACAAAAATGAACGGTTCGGCAGCAATCCCGATGAACTTTTGTTCTAA
- a CDS encoding GlsB/YeaQ/YmgE family stress response membrane protein gives MGFLWSLIIGGIIGWLAGMIVGRDVPFGIIGNIIAGFVGAWLGSLILGNWGPSVADFAIIPALIGAIVFVFILSLILKGMRKAS, from the coding sequence ATGGGATTTTTATGGTCATTAATTATCGGAGGTATCATTGGTTGGTTAGCAGGTATGATCGTTGGACGTGACGTACCATTTGGAATTATCGGTAACATTATCGCTGGTTTTGTTGGTGCATGGTTAGGTTCATTAATTCTTGGGAACTGGGGACCTTCAGTTGCAGATTTCGCGATAATTCCAGCATTGATTGGTGCAATCGTATTTGTCTTCATCTTAAGCCTTATCTTAAAAGGCATGAGAAAAGCTTCATAA
- a CDS encoding RluA family pseudouridine synthase — MENFRITNQHLIIDVLQTWNGLTLEKLFRERWKAPKKLVHEWRMSKEVTVNGNSVTWSTILNEGDTIRIPLLDHAENETVQAADLGISILYEDDVLLIANKPAGMDTHPSQPGEAHSLLNGVAHHLQKNGQTCMIKHIHRLDKDTTGAVLFAKNRLVGSMLDRMLEEREIKRTYLALVQGNIKKDEGEIKEKIGRDRHHATRRRVSPTGQTAVTHYRVLNRYPKKNLTLVSCTLESGRTHQIRVHFSHLNHPLAGDSLYGGKRTFPRQALHARKIEFIHPISEEKMIVEAPFIDKPEIFDFTI; from the coding sequence TTGGAAAATTTCAGAATAACTAACCAACATTTAATAATAGATGTTCTCCAAACTTGGAATGGATTAACATTGGAAAAACTTTTTAGGGAGCGTTGGAAGGCCCCAAAGAAATTAGTGCATGAATGGAGAATGAGTAAAGAAGTGACAGTGAACGGGAATTCCGTAACATGGTCAACAATCCTTAATGAAGGAGATACGATCAGAATCCCCTTATTGGATCACGCTGAAAATGAAACAGTACAAGCGGCAGACTTAGGAATTTCCATCTTATATGAAGATGATGTGTTGTTGATAGCCAATAAACCGGCTGGAATGGATACCCACCCTTCTCAGCCGGGTGAAGCACATTCCCTCCTCAATGGAGTCGCACACCATCTTCAAAAAAACGGCCAGACCTGTATGATCAAGCATATTCATAGGCTTGATAAAGATACCACCGGTGCCGTCCTTTTTGCCAAAAACCGCCTTGTTGGGTCCATGCTGGATAGAATGTTGGAAGAAAGGGAAATCAAGCGGACTTACCTAGCTTTAGTACAAGGAAACATTAAAAAGGATGAAGGCGAAATCAAAGAAAAAATTGGCCGCGACCGCCACCATGCCACGAGAAGAAGGGTTTCCCCTACAGGCCAGACGGCAGTCACCCACTATCGGGTGCTCAACCGCTATCCCAAGAAAAACTTGACACTCGTCAGCTGCACCCTGGAAAGCGGCCGAACCCATCAGATCAGGGTGCATTTCAGTCATTTGAACCACCCCTTGGCCGGAGATTCCTTATATGGCGGAAAAAGGACATTTCCACGTCAAGCCCTTCATGCAAGAAAAATTGAATTCATCCACCCCATTTCAGAAGAAAAAATGATCGTTGAAGCTCCTTTCATTGATAAACCTGAAATATTCGATTTCACCATTTAA
- a CDS encoding DUF5365 family protein, translated as MKTVFSSTEEQEQEIASLVSRFYESVFPKYFTESEILHFREIGVLEPNQSSVTYLATLRDAFQVMTCLQVLMSILDKQKREEFIVMEPESEELFQHNITLLNECGIFFPFYYDHFSSINQESNNEIQMMDIQVANQYLV; from the coding sequence GTGAAGACGGTCTTTTCTTCAACGGAAGAACAAGAGCAAGAAATAGCGAGTCTCGTTTCTCGTTTCTACGAATCTGTATTTCCAAAATACTTTACGGAAAGTGAAATCCTTCATTTTCGCGAGATTGGCGTTTTAGAGCCCAATCAAAGTTCTGTTACTTACTTGGCAACATTAAGAGACGCATTTCAAGTAATGACATGTCTTCAAGTCCTTATGTCGATATTAGACAAACAAAAGAGAGAAGAGTTTATAGTGATGGAACCTGAATCTGAAGAATTGTTCCAACATAACATCACTCTATTGAATGAATGCGGAATATTCTTCCCCTTTTATTATGACCATTTTTCAAGTATAAACCAAGAATCGAATAATGAGATTCAGATGATGGACATCCAGGTGGCTAATCAATATTTAGTATAA
- a CDS encoding thioredoxin family protein, whose product MKKMAIFLVIIVAIFVLLGVFTNLKKEEKSKGNPYGKDKLKPATVDQLDDPNYQNLILPEELEQDLQDNEDVTVYFYSPECPHCLKTTPIVAPLAEKLGIDLVQYNLLEFEQGWSDYGIKKTPTIVHYNNGKEQERIVGYNDEETFEKWFKDHDIN is encoded by the coding sequence ATGAAGAAAATGGCTATATTTTTAGTGATAATCGTCGCGATATTTGTCCTGCTGGGCGTTTTTACAAACTTGAAAAAAGAAGAAAAATCAAAAGGAAATCCATACGGCAAGGATAAGCTTAAACCCGCTACTGTCGATCAGCTGGATGACCCCAATTATCAAAACTTGATCCTGCCGGAAGAATTGGAGCAGGACCTCCAGGATAATGAAGATGTGACCGTTTACTTCTATAGTCCTGAGTGCCCGCATTGTCTAAAAACCACGCCAATCGTGGCTCCTTTGGCAGAAAAGTTGGGAATCGATCTAGTTCAATATAATCTTTTGGAGTTTGAACAAGGATGGAGCGATTATGGCATCAAAAAGACCCCGACCATCGTTCACTATAATAATGGCAAAGAACAAGAACGGATCGTTGGCTATAATGATGAGGAAACGTTCGAGAAATGGTTCAAGGACCACGATATTAATTAA
- a CDS encoding disulfide oxidoreductase: MNNTKRSVENLLFAAWAASIIAMFGSLYFSEIKQYEPCVLCWYQRIIMYPFTIILGIAIIRKDYWISFYTMILSAIGAFISTYHYLIQKVSFFSDHTLACGRVPCTGQYINVFGFITIPFLALTAFIIIFICSYIIWTRSKEVAA, translated from the coding sequence ATGAACAATACAAAACGCAGTGTGGAAAACTTATTATTTGCAGCCTGGGCTGCTTCCATCATTGCTATGTTTGGAAGCTTATATTTTTCTGAAATCAAGCAATATGAACCTTGTGTGCTCTGTTGGTATCAGCGGATCATCATGTATCCTTTTACGATCATTTTAGGAATTGCAATCATTCGAAAAGATTATTGGATCAGCTTTTATACGATGATATTATCCGCTATCGGTGCATTCATTTCCACGTACCATTACTTGATACAAAAGGTTTCATTCTTTTCTGACCACACCCTTGCATGCGGAAGGGTTCCATGTACAGGTCAATATATAAACGTATTTGGTTTCATCACCATCCCGTTCCTAGCCTTGACTGCATTCATCATTATTTTCATATGCAGTTACATCATATGGACAAGATCCAAGGAGGTTGCAGCTTAA
- a CDS encoding GNAT family N-acetyltransferase, whose product MPNLDLHKYEKIMEIRNMRLGDIDEIIALQSSCFPGMVPWKRDQLESHLAIFPEGQFVAEYDGKVIGSCSSLIINFDEYDDRHTWDDVTDNGYITNHNPDGYNLYGIEVMVHPEFRRMKIGQRLYDSRKELVAHLNLKSIIIGGRIPNYHKHADELLPREYVKEVQLHKIYDPVLSFQLLNGFTLMRINPNYLPDDLQSNKYATLMEWNNVDYQPKTKRYYKTSEPVRICVVQYMLRKIDSFEDFANQVEYFTDVASDANADFAVFPELFTTQLMSFLNERSPSLAVRKLSDFTEQYIELFTTLAVRYNVNIIGGSHFVKEDDDNIYNIAYLFRRDGTIEKQYKIHITPNERKWWGINAGDRVRVFDTDCGKIAIQICYDIEFPELARIATDMGAKIIFTPFCTEDRQGYLRVRYCAQARAVENQIYTVISGTVGNLPQTENMDIQYAQSGIFSPSDFEFARDGIVGETSPNLEMVLIGDVDLEILRRERQSGTVKQLKDRRHDIYHLHYKDGQK is encoded by the coding sequence ATGCCTAATTTGGACCTGCATAAATATGAAAAAATAATGGAAATACGTAATATGAGGCTAGGAGACATAGATGAAATAATTGCTTTGCAGTCGAGTTGCTTTCCTGGAATGGTTCCCTGGAAGCGAGATCAGCTTGAGAGCCATCTGGCAATTTTTCCAGAGGGGCAGTTTGTGGCTGAATATGATGGAAAAGTGATTGGCTCATGTTCCAGCCTCATTATTAATTTTGACGAATATGATGACCGCCATACATGGGATGATGTAACCGATAATGGATACATCACGAATCATAATCCGGACGGTTATAATTTATATGGAATCGAGGTCATGGTCCATCCTGAATTCCGCAGGATGAAAATTGGCCAAAGACTATATGATTCAAGGAAAGAACTTGTTGCCCATTTGAACTTAAAAAGCATCATTATCGGGGGCAGGATCCCCAATTACCATAAACATGCGGATGAATTGTTACCAAGGGAATATGTGAAAGAAGTGCAATTGCATAAAATATATGATCCGGTTCTTTCATTCCAGCTTTTAAATGGGTTCACGCTTATGAGGATCAATCCGAATTACTTGCCGGATGATCTGCAATCGAATAAGTATGCTACGCTCATGGAGTGGAATAACGTCGATTATCAGCCAAAAACAAAACGTTATTATAAAACATCGGAACCGGTACGTATCTGCGTCGTGCAATACATGCTGCGTAAAATCGATTCATTCGAAGATTTCGCTAACCAAGTCGAATATTTCACCGATGTTGCTTCAGATGCCAATGCGGATTTCGCCGTGTTCCCGGAATTGTTCACAACCCAGCTGATGTCTTTCTTGAATGAAAGATCACCAAGCTTGGCTGTCCGGAAACTGTCGGATTTCACGGAGCAATACATTGAATTGTTTACCACTTTAGCTGTAAGGTATAACGTCAATATCATCGGCGGTTCCCATTTCGTTAAAGAAGATGATGACAATATCTATAATATCGCTTATTTATTCCGTCGCGATGGGACGATTGAAAAGCAATATAAAATTCATATCACACCGAATGAAAGAAAATGGTGGGGTATTAACGCAGGTGACCGCGTTCGTGTCTTTGATACGGATTGTGGAAAAATCGCGATACAAATTTGTTATGATATTGAGTTTCCGGAACTCGCCCGGATTGCTACCGACATGGGAGCCAAAATCATATTCACTCCATTTTGTACAGAAGACAGGCAAGGCTATCTGCGGGTTCGTTATTGTGCCCAGGCCCGTGCCGTGGAAAACCAAATTTACACCGTCATTTCCGGAACGGTCGGAAATCTTCCGCAAACGGAAAATATGGATATCCAATATGCCCAATCGGGAATCTTCTCTCCATCGGATTTCGAATTTGCGCGTGATGGCATAGTCGGGGAAACAAGCCCGAACCTTGAGATGGTACTGATTGGCGATGTCGATTTGGAAATCTTAAGGCGGGAGCGTCAATCTGGTACTGTAAAGCAATTGAAAGATCGCCGCCATGATATTTACCATCTGCATTACAAAGATGGCCAAAAATAA